The genomic DNA CTGACGCATAGGGGTGAATGTATCGAGCAGGGTCCCGGCTTTCAGGCACACGCAGCCGTGCATAATGTTCGGCTGTTTGTACAGCGTATCGCCGGCGGCCACGACGTGTTTTTCGTCGCCGATGGTGAACTCAAACTCGCCGGACAGTACGTAGGTTAGCTGCTCGTGCGGGTGGTTGTGCATCGGGCCGATAGCGCCCTGTTCGAAGTTCACCTCAACCGCCATCATCTTGCCATCGTGTGCGAGAATGCGGCGGGTAACTCCATTGCCCAGATCTTCAAGAGTGGTTTCTTTATGAAAAATAAACATCCGGCAGTCCTGTTGTATGTTGAAACGGTGTTTCATTAAATTTATATCAGAAACGATCAAAAAGAAAACGCGAGCCGCAGATGTGGAAAGTTGATCACAACTTTGCTTCACTGGAGCGACGGTAACGAACAAGGAATCACTATGAAAACGATCGGTCTGTTGGGCGGCATGAGCTGGGAGTCTACGATTCCCTACTACCGCCTGATTAATGAAGGCGTAAAGCAGCGTCTTGGCGGCCTGCATTCGGCGCAGATTTTGCTGCACAGCGTAGATTTTCACGACATAGAACGCTGTCAGTCACAGGGCGACTGGCAGCGCGCGGGCGACATCCTCGCGCAGGCGGCGATCGGCCTCCAGCAGGCGGGAGCGGAAGGCATCGTCCTGTGTACGAACACGATGCATAAGGTGGCTGAAGCGATTGAAACCGCCTGCGATGTACCTTTCCTGCATATCGCGGATGCCACGGGCCGTGCCATTCAGCAACGACAGATGCGCCGCGTTGCGCTGTTGGGCACGCGCTACACCATGGAGCAGGATTTTTACCGCGGACGTTTGCAGCAGGCGTTTGGCATCAGCACGCTGATACCGCAGGCGGATGAAAGGCAGAAAATTAACCAGATTATTTTTGACGAGCTGTGCCTGGGAGAATTCAGCGCGACATCGCGCGACTATTACCTCGGCGTGATTGACGCGCTGGCAAAGCAGGGCGCGGAAGGCGTTATCTTCGGCTGTACCGAAATTGGTCTGCTGGTGCCCGCAGAGCTCAGCCCGCTGCCGGTATTTGATACGGCGGCGATCCATGCGCAAGATGCGGTGGCGTTTATGCTGTCTTAGTCTCGCTAAGCACCGACTCCAGCGGGTCGGTAATGCGCGAGAGATGGGCCTGAAGATGCGCGGTAAAGGTATCCAGCAGCGCTGATGCCGGGCGATGCAGCGGGCGAATCAGACTGACCGTGAACGGTACGTCGACGCTAAAACGGCGAATCGCCACGCCGCTGTTGGCGTAATCCAGCGCCGTCAGCGGGTTAACCACCGAAATCCCCACGCCCGCTCTGACCATCGCGCAAATCGATGCGGCGCTGTGAGTCTCGACAACCATACGTCGCTTCACCTGATGTTCATTAAACAGGGCATCCAGCAGCTGGCGATAGCTGTCGGTGCGCGACAGGCTGATGTAGTTCTCGCCCTGGAAATCTGCGGGCGTCAACACCGTTTTGGCCGCCAGCGCATGCCCTTGCGGCAGGACGCACACTTCATTGAGCGTCAGCAGCGGCGTACGTTCGGTGCCGGCTGGCGTATGCAGCGTCTCGGTCAGACCGAGGTCGTGGCGCTGCGCTGACAGCCACTCTTCCAGCAGCGGCGACTCCTGGGGCACGATCTGAATATTGACCTGCGGATAGCGCGCCAGGAACGGCTGCAGCAGCAGCGGTAAAAAAGATTGTGAGA from Klebsiella sp. WP3-W18-ESBL-02 includes the following:
- a CDS encoding cupin domain-containing protein, with protein sequence MFIFHKETTLEDLGNGVTRRILAHDGKMMAVEVNFEQGAIGPMHNHPHEQLTYVLSGEFEFTIGDEKHVVAAGDTLYKQPNIMHGCVCLKAGTLLDTFTPMRQDFLKA
- a CDS encoding aspartate/glutamate racemase — protein: MKTIGLLGGMSWESTIPYYRLINEGVKQRLGGLHSAQILLHSVDFHDIERCQSQGDWQRAGDILAQAAIGLQQAGAEGIVLCTNTMHKVAEAIETACDVPFLHIADATGRAIQQRQMRRVALLGTRYTMEQDFYRGRLQQAFGISTLIPQADERQKINQIIFDELCLGEFSATSRDYYLGVIDALAKQGAEGVIFGCTEIGLLVPAELSPLPVFDTAAIHAQDAVAFMLS
- a CDS encoding LysR family transcriptional regulator — its product is MPAVNLRHIEIFHAIMTAGNLTEAARMLHTSQPTVSRELARFEQVLGLKLFERSRGRLHPTVQGLRLFEEVQRSWYGLDRIVSAAESLREFRQGELSIVCLPVFSQSFLPLLLQPFLARYPQVNIQIVPQESPLLEEWLSAQRHDLGLTETLHTPAGTERTPLLTLNEVCVLPQGHALAAKTVLTPADFQGENYISLSRTDSYRQLLDALFNEHQVKRRMVVETHSAASICAMVRAGVGISVVNPLTALDYANSGVAIRRFSVDVPFTVSLIRPLHRPASALLDTFTAHLQAHLSRITDPLESVLSETKTA